One segment of Gadus chalcogrammus isolate NIFS_2021 chromosome 8, NIFS_Gcha_1.0, whole genome shotgun sequence DNA contains the following:
- the LOC130387124 gene encoding carboxyl-terminal PDZ ligand of neuronal nitric oxide synthase protein-like — MPGVTKYNLVDDVHDLRIPMHNEDVFQHGVCFEAKYIGSLEVGRPGSRMEIVAAMRRIRYEFKLKNVKKKKVNIIVSTDFVRVILRKKRKRKEWSWDDSAALVAQDPIYRIFYVSHDAQDLKIFSYIARDGQSNVFRCNVFKSKRKVGQRHGAGTVRRRNT, encoded by the exons ATGCCAGGCGTAACAAAGTACAATTTAGTGGACGATGTACACGATTTGAGGATCCCCATGCACAACGAGGACGTGTTTCAACATGGGGTGTGCTTCGAGGCGAAG TACATTGGCAGTTTGGAGGTGGGTCGGCCAGGCAGCCGAATGGAGATAGTTGCTGCAATGAGGAGAATACGG tACGAGTTCAAACTGAAGAacgtgaagaagaagaaggtcaACATCATCGTGTCGACGGACTTCGTCCGGGTGATCTTGCGTAAGAAGAGGAAG AGGAAGGAGTGGTCCTGGGACGACAGCGCCGCCCTGGTGGCCCAGGACCCCATCTACAG GATCTTCTACGTGTCCCACGACGCTCAGGACCTGAAGATCTTCAGCTACATCGCCCGCGACGGCCAGAGCAACGTGTTCCGCTGCAACGTCTTCAAGTCCAAACGAAAGGTAGGGCAGCGTCACGGCGCCGGGACAGTTCGCAGGCGCAACACGTAG